CCTACAAACAATGTAAATGGAattagttaaagagaacatGCTAAgactttagaaagaaaagattaagtcctttattcaacttccctttcttggtcttagagtaaagttgatacttctttagATGGGAactccctaaaggggttgccatcaacACACCTTAGCAACTTGTGGAGTTGAAGTTTTAATCAAGCTTACAATTTCGTCGAGCTTTTTCTCTAGCTCGTCTATTCTTTCATTTATCATTTTCCATCTATTGCACCTCTTTCCATTTCATGTACTCCCTTCAACAAGGTCACTGAATTTGTTCTTGTTTCATACTGTTGGTTGTCGACTGCCTTCCGCTCTATAAATCTATAGCATCTTCCGATGGTCGATCTAAGAAGGATCATCCGCTTGCAAcatctgcccatgacctatcTGTTGGATTTAAGCCTTCATAAAAACTTATAATGAAATCTTCTATTTGAAGTTGAGGGCAAGAAGCACAGAGTTTCGTGAATCTTTCCCAATACTCACTAAGAGTTTCTCTATCTCTGTGTCTTATATCTTGGATCTCTCTACTAATGACAAATAATCTAGATGCAGGAACTTCCTGATCATCAAACAAATGATGTAAGGATGAGAAATCTTAGAGAGATGTGAGAGAAGATTAAGAGAAAGAGTTTTAGATAAATAAACagtgttttaagtaatgagacgagtttaacaaattctatttatattattgagttattttaaaatgaaataatcagtctcattattttaaaacacttataaactctaatactctattttctaggttcttccaataacaattttaataaaataatttatatttagaaccatattatatatatatatatatatatatataattaatgtaataataaaatttgagaaattatAGATTATctagttatatttaaaaatggtatttacatttttctagttgtaaaaaatatattttcatatcagcttttttataaatgaaaataacaagctctttttaaattttcaaacatacTTGTTTTTGTAACTTATGTTTTGAatgcataaaataaaatgacattcatattttgtattatgtttaataaactaatacTTAGCCTCaccttattttaaaacaatgaatttaataaattttaattaaaattatgaaaataattaaagttttaaaataaaatattaaatattttatagaaataaaatattgtgtacaatcttttctttaaatttcagttaatatactattttagaataaaacaagagaggttttttaaaaatatatagaaataagtgtcattttattaaaaatataaaagaaattgatgtttgataaaaaaaaataaaactattaccaatatattaaaaatttaccacaactttttcttcataaaacaatatcatattcattctaataaaatatcaatGTAAGCCTTTTAGGGACGTATAATTTTTCACGGACCCTTCATTGATGTATCAgcacaaatttttctttttttaatctttctaCCAAATTCTTGCAATTCTgctttaaattatataattttttatttaaattttattaattatttatagtaaaaaatcaCATACACAATGTTATAATTGTACAGTATATATAACATAGTAAAATCTTTCTGGGTCCTTCTTATTTTTCACATGCTAATATAGAAAACAGTTTCTTACATCCATTTTCAAATTtcgaataaattttaattttcacctTTATTTTCCGTCTTAAGTTTAATATGTTTCTCTTCTATATTTGGTTGTAAACTCTCTTCCCTCTTCCCTTTCAACCAAAGAACAAAGGCGTCTAAAAGGTGGTTTGATCGCACAACTTGTAGTTAACTAAGCAATGTGCACCCAAATCAGACCAGCCATCATCAGTGTTGGGCAAAGTTAGGAGTAGTATTGTACTACGCAAACCAAACTGTTTCAACAACCATAGACAAAGCATAACCTAACTGAAACACATGAAGCCAATTTTCGGCTGCCGCCACCACCACAACATAGCCACTCTTACTCGTGGCTTGCGCCACTTTTCCACCACCCCGAAGCCCCCACTCCTCTACACCGCCGACACAATAGCCGGCAACGACGCCATCCTGCAGGTCCTCTCGTGGGGCAGAGGCGCCTCCGGCCAGCTCGGGGGTGGCGTGGAGGAGACCCGCCTGTATCCTTCTCCGGTGGCCAACCTGGCCGTCCCCAAATCCTCCTTCTCTCTCGCCCAAACTCCCGGCCGCCTCCCCGCGGAGAAGTGTCGAACCCCTGAAGTGGGCATCTCGTGTGGACTTTTCCACTCTTCGTTAGTCGCTGGTGGGGCTCTCTGGATTTGGGGAAAAGGTGATGGTGGAAGATTGGGCTTCGGCCACGAGCATTCCCTGTTCGTGCCCACCCTGAACCCTCACCTAGATAACCTTCGCTCTGTAGCCCTCGGCGGCTTGCACTCCGTTGCTCTTACATCAGCTGGCGAGGTCTTCACCTGGTCAGAATCCCTTCAACTTTTTCATACTCTAGTTGGTCACTTTGGATTCTCTTTGTTGTTTTCTAAAGTCAGGCATATAAGACGTTCTTTGTTTATATGAACTATGTGAAGCggaaattgattaattaaactaaaaacattatTAGAAATAGATATCAAACACACCCTTACCTTCGTGGAATTTCTGATTGGATGAAGGGTTGTTTTCTTATATCAGGCACTTGATGATTAATGTGAACTCTAGATTTTGTTGATCGTCTAATGTTCCAGAGAAGCCAAATTTGATTGGTTAAACTGATTGACAGGTCGTTGTTGTTGATACCAACTAAGACTTATTACATTGTGTGCATgaagtttctttctttcttttcaggGAATGAGGTGAGGGATGCCAAATTGAGAGGAGAAAAAAGTCAAccatataatttaaatgaatggttgtattattatataatttaaatagacGATTAAAGCAGAAACTACTTGAAACAAACTtgactaattatttatttttttgcgaTCAAGATATAATCCTCTCACAAGATATGTCTGCTGTTGTTGAAATGCTGATTTTTGTTTAATGTACTAGTTTTAGCTTGACTGATAAATGCCACAAAAGAGGTTGGACATAATGCCTAGACGCTTTTTATGCATGGTTAGAAAGTTTTAGTCCCTGACGAAATTATTCGTGGCTTAACTTCAACATAAATTTACTCTACCATGCGAGCTTAACACTTTGTTGAGGCTGAGAATACTTTTGTAATTTGAGGAATTAAAAAGTTCCTAAATTTTATAGGTCATGCTTTCCTTCCtctcaataaaattaatttttgtggatgaaaatgaagttttcaGGGGTTATGGTGGTTTTGGTGCACTTGGACACTCAGTATATCACCGAGAGTTATTTCCGAGGTTGGTAAAAGGCTCCTGGGAGGGAACTATAAAACACATTGCCACCAGTGGAACACATACTGCAGCAATCACAACATCAGGTTTGTATGATGGATTGAACTTCAGCAATGATTGAAACAAATTTGGATTGATGAATAGTAAGGAAAAATAATTACCGAATTTAAAATCTGGCTTATCACATCAGTTGCAATTTTCTTATATCAAATTGTGACAAGTGTTTTCTTACCCTTGTAAAAGGAAAAGAGCAAAATAAAGAACGAGAGGATATTGGAATAAAATTCCCTCGTTGATTGATGACAGAAATGTACATCATATACACTGCTATATCACGTGgataaaaaatggaaaaggaAAACAGAAAATTGTACAAGAGCATAATCACTATATAGCTCTTCATGTTCAAGAAGAATTCTAGCTATTTACAACTATTATTCAGCTATTTCTGAAATACAAAAGTACAAGGTAGCAGAGTGTGCACTGTGGCCCATTCTTTATTTCTGCACAATATTGTTTTTGAGATGGATTCGGCTTTTTGTTATATTGTGTCTTTCTGTTTATTTTGGAATACAAAAGCAGTCtacagaaaaatataaagcatAGAAAATTTTCCTAATATTACAGGCTCTCTGTACACTTGTTTTCTTATGATGAAGTGATTCAATAAAGGTGcacttatattataaatgtcaAATCTGATTGAAAGATTTTGTTAAGACTTTTAAAATGCAATGCTTGGTTGCTGGAAGATAGAGATTTCTATTTCGATGTTCAGCCTTTTCTTATTGCACTCATCCTTTTATCATCTCAAGGCTATACATCCATTTCTCCTAGTTTTAAACTTTCTTGCACCAATTTGAGCTTCTTCTAAGGAATGTCCAGTAACATGAACTTCGTATGTACCCTTTGAGACTGATGTTAGGTTTGTATTGGACATAGGAGAGCTTTATACCTGGGGTCGAGATGAAGGGGATGGTCGATTGGGCCTTGGTCCTGGTCGGGGCCCAGATCATGCTGGTGGACTTAGTATCCCTTCCAGGGTAAAAGAATTACCTTACCCTGTTGCTGCTGCTTCCTGTGGGGGATTTTTCACAATGGCATTGACGGAGGATGGACAATTATGGAACTGGGGAGGTAATTGTCTCGTTCGTATGATTTTTCTCAGTATTTTCAGACGTTTGGCAAACTTCCTTTATCCATTGCTTTTAGTTTTGGAAAATTGATAAGGTTGGGATTTTGTCAGCTAATTCTAACTATGAACTTGGGAGAGGTGATAAGACTGGTGGTTGGAAGCCGAGGCCCATACCCAGCcttgaaaatgttaaaattattcaaatagcAAGTGGTGGATATCACTCCCTAGCATTAACTGGTATGCTGATACGTCACCAAGTTTGTTTTGTTCATTTCATTCTCAtggattatataattatatctatattcttaatttttcttaggTGATGGGAAAGTGCTCTCATGGGGCCATGGTGGACAAGGTCAGTTGGGCCATGGATCTGTCCAGAATCAGAAGATACCAGCTGTAGTTGAGGCTTTATCTCAAGagcatattatatatattacatgtgGGGGTTCCTCATCAGCAGCTTTGACGGGTAATACTGACCTCATCTGACATATCCTTCTGATGATACTACTGGTAAAAAGAATTAAAGCAATTCTCATGGCAATACGAAGAGGTAGAGACCGAGAGTGAATAGTGAGAAAAAGAGAACAATTAATCTTTATTGATAAATTAGAAATGGAAAGTCTCATTACTCTCCTCACAACGAGTTTTCAAAATCTGCTACTGCAGTTTATTTTCATTGCTATTTATACCCATTAACCCCTAACATTATAACAACTGCCTAACTAACTGACTTGTAGGTCAGTTGGGTTTGTTACCTTCTTATTCCTTCTAGAGTACACTTTAGTAATTGGCCGTTTGTTTGTTAGCTGCATAAAttcactttaaaatataaataacttttacttTTTGGGTGTGTTCTCTAAGAGCTTAATGCCCAATGCAGCACTAGACAATGACAATTGCAAGGCGATAGATGAAGACAAGTGAATAAAGCACAAGATACCTCAAGTAACACAAAGATCAAATGACAAATAAATGAAGTAGACAAAGTAACATGTGGCTTTCACAAGACACAATTTGAATTGTGAAGATTGTCTCCAACCACTAATGGACTCACGCATCCCAAATATGATATTGATACAATGGACCCACTCTCTAATTACTAGTATTCTTACATTTCCACTTTTAGCTCAAACGAGTATACAAAGTTAGACTATATCCTTGTCTCCTCTTGAGATAAAACATGAGGGCACCAAGCCACTCTTTGCTTTCTAAGTACACAATGCTACTTGCAAATATAGAAGATGTTTAAGAAGGTCACAAGGAAACTCTTAGAGAggagataaattattttaacactCCTTGTAAAAGAGAGTAATTTCACATGGTGAAGGATTTACATATAAATTTCACTCTCTCAAAGCTCTCTAGTAGACATATAAGCTATTaacacctatttttttttttatagaataacTTCACACAATGAATATTTTACAAACAACATTACTCTCTCGTAGTTGTCTAGTGTACAATTTACTAATTTTGTAGTTAGAAGCTTTTTCAATCTTTTGCATGCAATGTATTCCATTCACATTTCATCAGTTGCAGGAAACTAGTCTTTTCTACATGGGATGACTTCTATTTATTGGAAAgactgaaaagaaaacaaaataggaGAGCCCTctctcctccaagggtttcCCTTCACACATGATGGTAATGATTCTGTCAACAATTCTCTAAACATCCAAAAACCTCCCTGCCTACAAAGACCCCCCCACTATATAAAGAAAGACTCACTCAACCTAACAACCTAACTAACAACTAATTCCTAATATGTTTCCTTCTATCCTGCACatattatatcctatcattacacacccctgcagaacaaccttgtcctcaaggttggtaCAGTGACACTTGTTCCCATGACACATCTTCATCAATGTGTTATCACAGGAAGGGAACCCACTGGCTAGTGCCTGCCAATTCAGGTCTGGAGGTTTGGGTGGTGATCGATATGACTCCTTCTGTTCCATTAATGATAAGAACTGCTTCAAACCAAGAGACCTGGAAAACCAGTGACTTCTTGCACGACTCAAATTCTATGGCATATCTTCGTGACAGCTCTTGTTTTCTCATTTCTACTTCTAGATCTTCCAGAATTACTTGGCCATCCCCATAAAGCACAAGTGTTGTAATATGCTCTGAAACTGTTTGCATTGCTTCCATTACTGAAGTTTCTTTCCTTCCATCTTTACTTTCCTCCATTGTGAGTAATTCAAGATGGCTAGTGAAAAACAACTCTGCAAGAAAACCAGAAATTCCTTTGTGGCCATTGATAGAAGCAAGATCTACAGGTGTTATAACATCAGGAAATTCAAGATATGGATTTGTAACTGCCGTAGTGGATGCACCCCTGGACACCAGGGCCTCAACTAGGTCGCTCCCTGACCCCACTGTTTTAACCCTAGGCCTCAACAATTCTGCTCCCTCCTCATCTGGTTTACTACTCGGTGTAGATGTATCTTCTCTTCATCATTAGCCAAGTACTCTCCTTCTTCAGAGAATTTCTTGCCTTTCTTGCTATTCTGCAGACTATCTTTCTCAGCATCCAATCCcgtttctctctctttctttcttttcatgaCAGATTTCTCACTTCCTTTTAAGCCCCTTCCATGATTTATGCGTTCCTACCGCATGTCTTTCTTTTCTTGGACGATTTCTCTTATTTCTTGCACAATATGAACCATTTTATTACTTTTGTGATGTTTAATTTTGacaaattatatgtatatatatgagAGGAGGGATCAAGTAACTAAGATACTTATTCCTCATGCTCACCCTTCATTTTCAGAACTTAAATGAATGACTCTTCAGACAGttagattaaaagaaaatagtaactCTTAAAAGTTAGAGTAACCTGATCCCCACTCCCTTGTTTCTCTCTCAGCATATATAGACATACATAGAGCTGGCTCATAAACCGATGTAATCTGAGTATATATAgctgattatttttatttgtgaattCCATGATCCAATTAAATGATATTCTTAATAAGTCTATTTGACGCAAATGATAATATGCACCTAAATTCTGTTctgtattttaattctcttacTTCCTTTTATATTCTCGTATGATTGCTTGTGGATATTGAGATCGGGAAATTATGGACGTTTGCGGTAAATTGTTCATCTAATGAAATATTGCGATTAAATTATGTAGTGATGTACATAAAGAAAATGCTTAGAGCTGATCTCTCAAGCAATTTATAAATCAATTGTCAAAGTTGTAGGTTGTTTGGCGAAAATTGAACTTCGAAATTTCTCATTTTCCTTGTCATGATAAGTTCAtgttaaacaaaatttcaattcatCGTAACACAAACTAAGGTTACTTTTTTTTGCTCTGAACAGAGAATGGAAAGTTGTACATGTGGGGAAATGCTAATGATTCTCAATTAGGAGTTCCTGGGCTACCACCCATTCATCCATGCCCGGTTGAAGTCAACTTCTTAATGGACGATGACGGATTAGGACCTCACAAAGTTTTATCAGTTGCAATTGGCGCATCACATGCCATGTGTTTAGCTTTGAGGGAGAGTAGTTGATTTCGTCAACTGACGTGGAAATCTCTTCTTTCACTATAGTGTTCTACTTGGATATAATTCATTTTGCTGCAACAGGTAAATTTCTTGGGTGAAAATgcagtttatttatttatttttttgaaataggATGTCACATAATGAACATATGACGATTAAAGATGGTTGTTTTCAATGAATTCAGATCTCTTCATCAGTGCTGCAggcactttttcttcttcctcatttGAATTTGATATAGCAGAACACGTTACTCACCAAGATTAGTTTCATCCTTTTTTGCAAATAGCGAAATTGTAAGAATATAAGATGGTTGAGATGGTTGAATTGCTCTCGAAGTCCAACACATCTAATTGGCAACTCTGACTACACCAGAGGTCCTGCATTTATAGTTTCATTCTCCTAAAATCTTATTCcaaatgaaaaatgtatttgTTTTATTGCCTATTCCTTCGTAGATGGAAaagattaaatttgaatttcactTTGGGTTGGAAAACTGGCTAAACGTAATTCACTATCAAAAGTTAGTTTCAAGGAGAGTTGAATTaaattgaactattttttgTCACGACCGGTTATGTCAAATTTGGACGAATTTTATTTGGCCTTTTTCTATCAAATTAGGTTGAATTTCAGTCTTGGTTGACTTGGTCAAATTCAACCAAATTTTGATTGTAGTTGATTAAGTTGAATTTGATCAAATTTTACTAAGGGTCGATTTGGCCGAATTTAAGCTAGGGTCGATTTGACCTAATTTGGCTAAATTTTGAGTGGAGCTGGTTCTATTGAATTTAgccaaattcaataaaatttagctaaattcaaccaaattttGGTAGTGGCtgatttagttaaatttaaccaaatttcAATCATGGCTGATTCAGTCAAATTTGACCAAATTTCAGTTGTGGTTGACTCGGctgaatttgataaaattttggttaTGGTCGACTCATTCAAATTGGTTAAATTTTGGTTGGGGTCAACTTGACCAATGATCGAATTTTAGTTGAGGTTGATTATGTCATATTCAGACATATTTCATTCTGTCGTAACTTTGACAAATttggttaaattttaatttgggCTTACTTGGtcaaattcaatcaaatttcaattaagGATGACTCTTTCGAATTCAACCAAATTTTCATTGACTTTGTTAAATTTGACCAAGTTTTGATTGTGACTAAATTCGACTAAATTTCAATCGTAGCTTGACCTTACTTATCATAACTTGTCCCATCGTTCGGCCCAACTTGGTTTGTCTTGACCTTTGGCTCGAGTCAAGCTATCATGACCTTCTACTCAAGTTGGATTGTCTCAACTTTCAACTAGGGACGACCCATCTAAATCTTCGTTTCAAGCCGATTTGGGTCGACCTTCGACCTATGTGCCTTTGTGTTATTCTATCtttcattaacaaaataattttgaagttaggattaaatatgtatttGGTCCCttaattttaagtgaattttaaaattatttcctTTTTGAAACTTTGACTCATTTTAGTCTCCTAATTTGAGATATACGTGAATTTAATTATTGGGTTAAAATATGCTTTTAGTCCttcaactatcaagcgattttgtttttcgttcttctttcaaactttggtacactttgatcaTTCTCCCTaaagaaatcataatttttcgtcctccaaaacaaacggcgttaaaaattAGGTGAGGTGGCTAACGTTTGACCACGTAGGATGACATCTATCCTTTCTAACGTTTGCCACATGTGATTACATTTTAAATGCAAAGTGAGAACTTTGCTTTATTAGGTTCATTGGTAAAGTTTGGTTGAAAGTGTGGTCTGAAGGTTGAAGAGCAAAGACGAGATCATCATTTCAACTGGAAAGAAGGTTGAAGGTGAATCGCAAAAAGTTGGATTTCATATTCTTGAGCATTGGTGTAGTTAGTCACGTAAGTTCATTTTCTCTTTCGTTTCGTGTGAATAGATGGATGGATTTGGGATATAGGGTTTTGTTGGGACTAGTCGAACTTCATTTACTTTCGAAAATCACTGTTGAAGGGAAATGAAAGCTGACAGAGGAGGAAATGGTTGCAAGCGAAGGAGCAGTGGTTCTAGAATGTCCCAAACATGTGGATCCTCCTCTCACTTAACTTCAAAAAACTGTGGTTGTGGGGAAAGGTTGTTGCTGTTGAAGGCAACTACATTGAAGAACAAAGGGAgactattttataaatgtagaaattgggcagtaagtgagaaaaaaatgttttacttattgtgatgaagtttgtattcgtgatttgtaatttcttttgtaGAGTAATTCAAGCTGTAACTACTTTGAATGAGTTGATAAAGGAGATTCTGAAATTGAAGGAAACTTACAAAGGAagagtgaagaagttgaagtctGTATTGAAAATATTGTGTTggatctaaggaagaagaaggacaagttgaagaggaaattagagcaagagaaaaaaaaatttcaaaatgatgttggTCTTGTTTGTATTGTCATGGGCATTAATAGTGATGCTTTCTATTATGTTTGTGTtgaagataaattataattagattGGTAATGTTGTGTTGTGGATGTACTTTGaagttttaaattcaataaaatgtggAAGTTCAGTTCAATTTTGCCCTGATGTTTGTGTTATGTGCATTTGTGTTATGTGATTATAGCTGTCATTTTAAATCAAAGAGTTTGAACACATAAGTGGGTGTTGTCTTTATGTGCATTCCTAGTGGTTGTAAGTTAAATAATTTGACAACATACACATAGTTCACAACCTAATGTAAACCTGTCAATGCTGCATAGTTTATAAAAATCAGTTACACCCCAAATCTCAACCAGTAAAAGCGTTATATTGTTATGCGTAATTTGGACATGTGAATGAAGTCTTTATTTCAACTAGAGAGAATGACCAAGTATCATTCGATGTGGATGCTTTATATAAGCTATTAAATGATCTCCAACAGGTTGGAGCAATCCATTATAAATGGTGTGTAGTTATTGTGTACAATATTGGTAAGGTAAGGTAGTTGTTCTACAAGTGTATAGTGATTGTCAAACCTTTCTACAAACCAGCTTGGCAAATACCGATAGCACCAAAGTACAACAGAACTTGCATATACAATTACAATTACAAAAACAAGAATAACCTATAAGAATTATGTATTTGACATTTCTTTAATAGATTGCATTACAATAAACCTATATTGAACCTgataagtataaataaaatatgatagcAAAAAGCACCACCAACTTATAAGGTTTTTCACTTATAACATCAATCATCCAAGATTACTTTCTCACTTATAAGATTACTATTTTCGCGTCTAGAAACAAATTAATGAACTGTGTCCTGTTAGGAAATAATGCCATTGGAACAAATtgacaaaattgaaaagatacAGCAAAAATAACAACTCTGTCTATTATGAGATTCCAACCCCCCTAATGCTTTCAAAATAACTACTATAACAACCAATTTAAAGCACAATGACTGAAATGGACAGTGAAGAATAAATTGTCATCGAAGTGGTCCCTGAGCACTTTAATTAACATTGCATCGAACAAAAAGAAGTGGTCCTAGAGCACTATAAATAACAGAACAATTCAGTCAACAATAACAAGTGGTCTCTGACTACTTTAATTAACATTGCATGTGCTACACTATATGACAAACAAGTGGTCCAAAAAATATTGTGCCCACTACTAATGGTCTCCCTAAGTGGGTCACACTCAGTACATTATAGCATTACAAAAAGTCACATGCCTACACTAGCAAATCAATTGCAACTCACTTGAGACCCTAGAATTTGTCCAACCAGTCTTGAGGATGTTCTTCTTCCCCTTGCAGCCCCTCCAGGTTGTGATGTTGATGCAACCCCTACATCTGTGCCTGCTCCCATTTGTGATGTTGGACCTTGTGAGGTTGATGCAAATGGTCCACCAACTGCTGCAGTTCTTCTTGCAGATGCTCCCCTTCCAGTTGATGTAGATGCTCCCATTCCAGTTGATGTAGTTCTTCTTGCAGATGCTCCCCTTCCAGTTGATGTAGATGCTCCCCTTCCAGCTGATGTAGTTGTTCTTGCAGATGCTCCCCTTGTGTCCTGTGAAAGGAGTAAGTTAGTTAGAATTTACatacttgtaaataaatgaacTTGTAAATAACATCTCCAGGAAGAATTACCTTGCTTTTCTGCCCCTTTTTACAACTTCTTACATTGTTTCCATATGCACTACAACTGCTACACTTCATACTAATATTTTTCTTGGACAACTTTGAATGGCTGACATATTCATCAGCTTCTCTTCTTCAACCACATAAAAGCTAGTGGGAAATATTGGTCATTAGGGTCTCTTGCCACTGCCACTAACAATTGGCCTCCATATGTTGTCTTCAAATGACAACCATCTACCCCAATGAATGGCTTGCAACTACCTAAGAACCCCTCTTTACAGTCCTCTAAACACATGTAAAATGACCTAAACCTTGGTGGCAAAGTGGTTTGGGGTTGATTGACCTTAATCTTGAAGGTTTCAGCCTTGACTCTTAACAACTCAGCCACATAATCATAAAGACGATCATATTGTCGTTATCCATCACCCACTAAAGAATCCATTGCAATTTGATTTGCTCTTCCAGCTTTCCAGGGAGTTGTTCCAACACTAAATGACTTTTTGATTTCATCTATGATTTGGTTCACTATCATGCCTCCCacatttataaatttgtctACCAATACTTGTGCAATCCATTGTACACTTGCACTTTTGTTACCAAAAACCCTTCCACACTTGTGACGCCCAACGAGAGTTTTCACTCTAAAATTTTGTCTACCTCCTACCTTGCTAGCCATAATTACAAAACCACATCCCTTTTTACAAACTACCCTCACTCTCTTCAAATCAttcttaacaaacttcacttcttTGCCATTTAAAACGCTATGTTCCTATAACgcacttttaaaatctttcaatGACTTAAACTCCATCCCCAATTTAAATTTGAAGCTCTTGGTCATATCATCTGCTCTATACTTTGGAAACTTCCTCCTATTCTCACTCACAGCCTCATCACTATCCATATTTGAAGACAAGTCATCTGAATTGTAATCTTCATTTATCTCATGCTCATGCTCTCCAACATCTTCGTTAATCATAAATGACCCTTCACCACCACTATTTCTTCTCCTAACAGTTTTCCTGATagttttttcctctttttcattCTACTCCACCTCTCCAAAATAggattaatatttcttatttcttcCTCCACCCTCTCATCCTCCATCCCAaatccatcatcatcatttttcattctttcctcTTCACTATCATCCATATTTTCCACCACTTCGCCCTC
The Vigna angularis cultivar LongXiaoDou No.4 chromosome 5, ASM1680809v1, whole genome shotgun sequence genome window above contains:
- the LOC108340694 gene encoding RCC1 domain-containing protein RUG3, mitochondrial isoform X1, giving the protein MKPIFGCRHHHNIATLTRGLRHFSTTPKPPLLYTADTIAGNDAILQVLSWGRGASGQLGGGVEETRLYPSPVANLAVPKSSFSLAQTPGRLPAEKCRTPEVGISCGLFHSSLVAGGALWIWGKGDGGRLGFGHEHSLFVPTLNPHLDNLRSVALGGLHSVALTSAGEVFTCFQGLWWFWCTWTLSISPRVISEVGKRLLGGNYKTHCHQWNTYCSNHNIRFVLDIGELYTWGRDEGDGRLGLGPGRGPDHAGGLSIPSRVKELPYPVAAASCGGFFTMALTEDGQLWNWGANSNYELGRGDKTGGWKPRPIPSLENVKIIQIASGGYHSLALTGDGKVLSWGHGGQGQLGHGSVQNQKIPAVVEALSQEHIIYITCGGSSSAALTENGKLYMWGNANDSQLGVPGLPPIHPCPVEVNFLMDDDGLGPHKVLSVAIGASHAMCLALRESS
- the LOC108340694 gene encoding RCC1 domain-containing protein RUG3, mitochondrial isoform X2, which produces MKPIFGCRHHHNIATLTRGLRHFSTTPKPPLLYTADTIAGNDAILQVLSWGRGASGQLGGGVEETRLYPSPVANLAVPKSSFSLAQTPGRLPAEKCRTPEVGISCGLFHSSLVAGGALWIWGKGDGGRLGFGHEHSLFVPTLNPHLDNLRSVALGGLHSVALTSAGEVFTWGYGGFGALGHSVYHRELFPRLVKGSWEGTIKHIATSGTHTAAITTSGELYTWGRDEGDGRLGLGPGRGPDHAGGLSIPSRVKELPYPVAAASCGGFFTMALTEDGQLWNWGANSNYELGRGDKTGGWKPRPIPSLENVKIIQIASGGYHSLALTGDGKVLSWGHGGQGQLGHGSVQNQKIPAVVEALSQEHIIYITCGGSSSAALTENGKLYMWGNANDSQLGVPGLPPIHPCPVEVNFLMDDDGLGPHKVLSVAIGASHAMCLALRESS